TGCCATATCGGCTCGCAACTCACCCAGGTCACGCCCTTCGTCGATGCCGTAGTGCGGGTACTCGCGCTGCTGGACCGCCTGACCGGACGTGGTATCGCCGTCCGGCACCTCGACCTCGGCGGCGGGCTCGGCATCCGCTACCGCGATGAGCAGCCGCCCACGCCACGCGACTATCTGGCGCCCATCCTGGCGGCCATCGGTGACCGGGATGTGGAGATCCTGCTCGAGCCCGGTCGCGCCATCGTCGGCAATGCCGGCGTACTGCTCACCCGGGTCGAGTACCTGAAGCACACCGGCCACAAGGATTTCGCCATCATCGATGCGGCCATGAACGATCTGCTGCGACCCGCGCTGTACGACGCCTGGCACGCAATCGTCCCGGTGCGGCCGCGCACCGACCGGGCGCCGCGCACCTACGACCTGGTCGGCCCGGTGTGTGAGACGGGCGATTTTCTCGGCAAGGACCGTGCGCTCGCACTGGCACCCGACGACCTGCTCGCGGTGCGCTCCGCCGGCGCCTATGGCTTCTCCATGAGTTCGAACTACAACTCCCGCCCACGCGCCGCCGAAGTGATGGTCGACGGCAACCAGGCCCACACCGTGCGCGAGCGCGAGACACTGGACGACCTGTGGCGCGGCGAGCATTTGCTGCCTTGAGGCCGATGGTTTGAACCGCCAAGACGCGAAGGACGCCAAGATGTTTTGAACCGCCAAGGCGCCAAGACGCCAAGAATTATTGAGCGTATTTGCTGTGTGCGAATCGCCCACGCTTGGTGGCGCTTGCTGCAGCAACGCGTTATCCAGCACAAACCCCAAGACAGCTTTTCTTGGCGTCTTGGCGCCTTGGCGGTTCCCAATATTTTGGTTTCCTTGGCGTCTTGGCGGTTCAAAAAGTCTTGGCGTCCTTCGCGTCTTGGCGGTTCACCACACCGAGCGTACAGTGTCCCGCGAGATGGACCGCATCCCCGAACCCGAGTTGATGGACGATCCCGCGCAGGCGCTCGCTTATGCGCGCGCGGATTTCGAGCAGCCCCACAATGAGTTCATTGTGCAGTTCCGCCAGCGCTTTCCGGACTGGCCGGGCCGTGGCTGCGTGCTGGATCTCGGCTGCGGCCCCGGCGACATCTGCCGGCGCTTCGCGCAGGCCTTTCCCGCGGTTCACGTGCATGGTGTCGACGGCGCCGCGGCCATGCTCGCCATCGGCCGCGACGACCTGCACGCGGCACGACTCACCGACCGCGTGCAGCTGCACCGAGGCTATCTCCCCGGCGCGGTGCTGCCGCGTGAACGCTATGACGCCGTGCTCTCCAACAGCCTGCTGCATCATCTCGATGCCCCGCAGGCGTTGTGGCAAGCGATCCTGCAGCATGCCGCCCCGGGCGCGCCGGTGTTCGTCATGGACCTGCGCCGGCCGGACAGCCGCGCGCGTGCGGCCGAGTTGGTGGAGCGCTATGCCGACGGCGAACCCGCGCTGCTACGCACGGATTTCCATAACTCCCTGCTGGCGGCCTACCGCACGGAAGAGATCGAGGCGCAACTGCGTGTCGCCGGGCTCGACTGGCTGCAGGTGCAGGCGCTCGGCGACCGGCATCTGCTCGTGTCCGGGCAACGCCCCGAATAAACCCCTGGAAGGACGGCGGAGCGGCACGCATCCCCGCGACGCCAGCGCCGGGCACAGCCCCGACCGGGGCGGACACCCTGTGCTACGCTGTCCGCTCATCCAAAAAGCCTTGTGGCCACGGGAGTGAAGGCGCAACCGCGGCGTCGGCCGGGGACACGCCGGCCCCGGTCACCCCACACACGGAGCTTGAGATGCCCCGACCCCCATGGCATCGGACAAAAATCGTCTGCACGCTGGGCCCGGCGACTGATCGGGCGGGCGTGTTGGAGCGCCTGATCGGCGCCGGGATGGACGTCGCCCGCTTCAATATGTCGCACGGCGACCACGCTGAACACGCCCGCCGGATTCAGCAGGTGCGCCACCTGGCGCGGCAGATGGGGCAGTTCGTAGCGGTCCTGGTGGACCTGCCGGGACCGAAGTTCCGGTTGGGGGATCTGCCCGACGGCGCCCGCGAACTGCGCTTGGGCGCGGACGTGGTGCTGGCGCTCGAGGCCGATCTCCCCGACGCATTGCCGGTGCGGCAGCCGCGGTTGCTGCAGGCACTGCGCGTGGGCGAGTCGGTCTATCTCGCCGACGGTGCGATCAAGCTCGAGGTAAAGACCGTCGGTACCGACTGGGTCGCCTGCCAGGTGATCGTCAGTGGGACGGTCACCTCGGGCTCGGGCATCAACGTGCCCGACTCCAGGCTCGCCGCGCTCGTCCCGACGGACGACGACCGCCGGCACCTGGGCTTTGCGCTGGCGCAACAGGCGGACTGGCTGGGCGTATCGTTTGTCCAGTCCGCCGATGACCTGATCCGCGTCCGGGCACTGCTCCCACCCGGCCGACAGCCCCTGCTGATGGCCAAGATCGAAAAACGCCAGGCCCTGGCGGAACTCGACGCGATTGTGGAGACAGCCGATGGCGTGATGGTGGCCCGCGGGGATCTGGGGGTCGAGACCGATCTGGCGGAGATCCCCCTGGTTCAGAAGCGCATCATCGCGACGGCCAATGCCCGGGCACGCCCGGTGATCACCGCCACCCAGATGCTCGAATCCATGGTCATGCAGGAACAGCCGACGCGGGCGGAAGTGACGGATGTCGCCAATGCCATGCTCGACGGAACGGACGGTGTGATGCTGTCCGCCGAGACTGCCATCGGGCGGTTCCCGGTAGCCGCTGTCGAAATCCTGCAGCGGGTGCTGACGGCCACAGAAACCGAATATGCCGCACAGTTAGCAACCGATCGACTGCACGCGTCGGGTTCGGCGGGAAACCCCATGAGCCTGGTCGCGTGCCAGCTGGCCGCGCGTCTCGACGCCAAGGCCATCATCGCCCCGGTCAGTGACATGGCAACCGCGCTGGAGATTCCCCGCTTCCGACCCAAGGCGCCGCTGGTGGTGGTGGCCGACTCCGAGGATATGTGCCGTCGCCTGGCGATGGTCTGGGGTACATCGCCCCTGCTGGCGGTGGCGGGCCTTGAACCGCAGTCGTGCCTCGGCCTGGCCGGCGACTGGCTGCGCGCACAGCGGCTGGCGCAGCCCGGCGATCCCGTTGTCGTGTTGTCCACCTCGGACGCATCGCAGGGTGAGGCCGACACCCTGCAGGTGATGCGCCTGCCGGAGGACACGTCGCCGGGATGATGGCTTCTGAAAACCACAGCCACCTGCCGCGTCCGGACGATGACGAACAGCCACTCCAGGAATACCCGGGGATCAGTACATTCCGTATATTTCAGTGGTTACAATGAGCTTTGCCTGATTCAGCCCGATGCCACCATTCCACAACCCATCCAGTGATCGTATCCGTGCCCTGCTCGAGGCGACCAGGACCATCGCCGTCGTCGGCCTGTCGCCGCGGCCGAACCGGCCGAGCTTCGAGGTCGCCCAGGCGCTGCAGGGCTTCGGCTACCGCATCGTCCCGGTACGGCCGGCGGTCGACCGCGTACTGTGTGAACAGGCCTATCCGGATCTGTATGCGCTGCCCGGACCCGTCGATATCGTGAACGTGTTCCGCAATCCAAAAGAGATCGCCCCCATCGTCGACGCCTGCATCGAACTCGGGCTGGCGTGCCTGTGGCTGCAGGACGGTGTCATCAACGAGGCCGAGGCGTTGCGGGCGCAGGCCGCGGGCATCGAGGTAGTCATGGACCGCTGCATCTGCCGTGATTACATCGCCTTCCACAAGACCTGAGACATGCAGGCATTGCTCACCACCCACTTTGCCGTCCGGCGCCCTTGAGGCAGACTGCGGCTATGCGCCTCACGTTCACCAAGATGCACGGCCTGGGCAATGACTTCGTGGTCATCGACGCCGTACGTCAACAGGTCGCGCTTACCCCCGAACAGGTACGCCGGCTGGCCGACCGCCGGTATGGCGTGGGCTGCGACCAGATCCTCCTGGTGGAGCACCCGCAGAGTACGGATGCAGATTTCCGCTACCGCATCTTCAACGCCGACGGGGGCGAGGTGGGACAATGCGGCAACGGCGCGCGCTGCCTCGCGCGCTTCGTCGTCGAGGCGGGGCTGACGACCAAGAGACGCATCCCCGTTGAAACCGCCAGCGGCCACCTGGAGCTGGAGTTGCTGGATGACGGCCAGGTGCGGGTGGGCATGGGCGTGCCCCGGCTGGCCCCGGCGGAGATCCCCTTCGAGGCCGCCACCCAGGCCCCGCACTATGCGCTGGAGGTCGACGGCCGGGAGATCAGGATTGGCGCCGTGTCCGTGGGCAATCCGCATGCGGTGCTGTCGGTCGCGGATGTCGCCACGGCACCCGTAGCAACGCTCGGACCGCGCATCGAGCGCCATGCCCGTTTTCCGGAACGTGTCAACGTCGGCTTCATGCAGGTGCTCGCGCCCGACCATATCCGCCTGCGGGTGTTCGAACGCGGCGTCGGCGAGACCGCGGCCTGCGGCAGCGGTGCCTGCGCGGCGGCGGTGAGCGGCCAGGTACAGGGCCTCCTCGGCCCCGAGGTGCGGGTGAGCCTGACGGGCGGTGATCTTGTGATAAGCTGGGCCGGCCGCGGCGATCCCGTCTACATGACCGGCCCGGCGACCCGCGTCTTCGAAGGCCAGATCGAATTATGAATACACAGCGACCCTTGGATTCCGAGCCCGCTGCGAGCGAGGTCTCGGCCGAACAGGTGGAGCAGTATCTGCGCACGCACCTGGAGTTCTTCAACGAACACCCCGCGCTGCTCGCCGGCCTGCGCATCCCGCACGCGGCCGCACCGGCGGTTTCCCTGATCGAACGTCAGGTGGGCGTCCTGCGCGACCAGAACCAGCAATACAAGCGCAAGCTCATGGAACTGGTGCAGGTGGGCCGTGACAACGACAACCTGCACCGTAACCTGCACCGGCTGACACTGGCACTGATGCGCGCCGCCAGCCTCGGTGACGTGATCGAGCGCGTACACGGCCACCTGCGTGACGACTTCAAGGCCGACGTCGTGGCCCTGCGTCTGGCGCGCCTGCCCGCAGATTTCCAGACCGATACCGGCACCCTGCCACTGGATGCGAGCGATCCGACGCTGGCCACCTTTGCACCCTTCTTCCGGGCCGTGCGGCCGCTGTGCGGCGAGTTCAAGCCGGAGCAGCTGAGCTTCCTGTTCGGCACACAGGCCGAGGCCGTCGCTTCGGTCGCGCTGCTGCCCCTGGGGGCCGAGGCCGAGATCGGCATGCTGGCCATCGGCAGTCACGACGAACACCGCTTCCATCCGGCCATGGATACCCTGTTTCTGCGCTGCCTGGGCGAACTGGTGGCCTGCGCGCTGACCCCCTACCTGGATTCCGCGCCACCGGTATGATTCAACCCGGGCGCTTGAAAACCAAAGACCGCAACACGACGGCGCCGAACGTTTTCAGATCATGCATCCCACCGCCCTTGAAGACCTCGACCACTACCTGAAGCATCTGCGCCAGGAGCGGCGGCTGGCGGCGCACACCCACGCGGCCTATGCGCGCGACCTGCAGCAACTGGTGGCCTTCTGCGACCGCCAGGGGCACACCGACTGGGCCGCACTCGGCGCGCACGACCTGCGGGCCTACTCTGCGGCCTGCCACCGCCAGGGCCTGTCGGGCCGGAGCATCCAGCGGCGGCTGTCGGCCGCGCGGGGGTTATTCAACTACCTGATGCGCGAGGGTCGCACGGGCCACAACCCGGCCCACGATGTCCGCGCGCCCAAAACCGAACGCAAGCTGCCGGCGGTGCTGGATGTGGACCAGATGGCGCGCCTGCTGGATCTGCCGACGCAGGATGTGCTGGCCGTGCGTGACCTGGCCTGCATGGAGCTGCTGTACTCCTCCGGCCTGCGCCTGACCGAACTCACCGACCTGGACCGGTCGGACCTGGATCTTGCCGGCGGCCTGGTGACGGTCACCGGCAAGGGTCGCAAGACCCGGGTGCTGCCGGTGGGGCGGCGTGCACGGGAGGCCCTGACGCGCTGGCTCGGCGTCCGCAACGAGTTCGTACCGCCGGGGCGCGACGCGGCGGCACTGTTCGTCGGCCGCCGCGGCCGCCGGCTGTCGGGGCGCGCGGTGCAGCAGCGCCTGGACCTGTGGGCACGCCGTCAGGGCCTCGACGGGCGCGTCCATCCACACCGCCTGCGACACTCCTTCGCCAGCCATCTGCTGGAATCCAGCGGCGACCTGCGGGCCGTGCAGGAACTGCTCGGCCATGCCGACATCAGTACCACCCAAGTCTATACGCATCTGGATTTTCAACACCTTGCCGATGTCTACGACCGCGCGCACCCACGCGCCAAGCGGCGGCCGAAGTAGCTCCAACCCCCTTGCCGGCGTATAGGCCCGCAAGAAAGATCCGGGCCACGTAAGACAACCCTTCCGACCTGAACCCGTTGGGGGATTTCATGGCCGTAGCCGGGGTTTCCCGCCGCGCGCCGTCACGTCCTTCGCGGTACCGTTGCCTTCCCTCCCCCTACCCCCGGAAATCCCTGGAATTTCCAACTGCTACGCCGCACGGCGATGGTGTAGAATCGGACGCTTGTGCGTAACTTGGAGGATTCCGGTGGAACAGTTCGACGGCACGACGATCCTCTCTGTCCGCCGCGGCGACAGCGTGGTCATCGGTGGCGACGGCCAGGTCACGCTCGGCAATACTGTGCTCAAGGGCAATGCGCGCAAGGTGCGCCGGCTGTTCCAGGACCAGATCCTGGCGGGCTTCGCCGGCGGCACGGCGGACGCCTTCACCTTGTTCGAGCGCTTCGAGGCGAAGCTGGAGAAGCACCGTGGCAATCTCACCCGCGCCGCGGTGGAGCTGGCCAAGGACTGGCGTACCGACCGCATGCTGCGCCGCCTGGAGGCGCTGCTGGCAGTGGCCGACCGCAACACCTCGCTGATCCTCACCGGCAACGGCGACGTGGTGGAGCCCGAGCAAGGCATCATCGCCATCGGCTCCGGCGGGCCCTTCGCCCAGGCGGCCGCGCGCGCCCTGCTGGAGAACACCGAGCTGTCGGCGCGCGACATCGTCGAGCGCAGTCTGAATATCGCGGCCGACATCTGCATCTACACGAACCGGAATCTGACCATCGAGGAATTGAGTTGAGCGGGGGATTCGGGGATCGGGATTCGGGATTCAGTAACACCTCCCCATCCTGAATCCCGAATCCCGATCCCCGAA
This is a stretch of genomic DNA from Gammaproteobacteria bacterium. It encodes these proteins:
- a CDS encoding CoA-binding protein, whose amino-acid sequence is MPPFHNPSSDRIRALLEATRTIAVVGLSPRPNRPSFEVAQALQGFGYRIVPVRPAVDRVLCEQAYPDLYALPGPVDIVNVFRNPKEIAPIVDACIELGLACLWLQDGVINEAEALRAQAAGIEVVMDRCICRDYIAFHKT
- a CDS encoding diaminopimelate decarboxylase, which translates into the protein CHIGSQLTQVTPFVDAVVRVLALLDRLTGRGIAVRHLDLGGGLGIRYRDEQPPTPRDYLAPILAAIGDRDVEILLEPGRAIVGNAGVLLTRVEYLKHTGHKDFAIIDAAMNDLLRPALYDAWHAIVPVRPRTDRAPRTYDLVGPVCETGDFLGKDRALALAPDDLLAVRSAGAYGFSMSSNYNSRPRAAEVMVDGNQAHTVRERETLDDLWRGEHLLP
- the hslV gene encoding ATP-dependent protease subunit HslV, with amino-acid sequence MEQFDGTTILSVRRGDSVVIGGDGQVTLGNTVLKGNARKVRRLFQDQILAGFAGGTADAFTLFERFEAKLEKHRGNLTRAAVELAKDWRTDRMLRRLEALLAVADRNTSLILTGNGDVVEPEQGIIAIGSGGPFAQAAARALLENTELSARDIVERSLNIAADICIYTNRNLTIEELS
- the pyk gene encoding pyruvate kinase; translation: MPRPPWHRTKIVCTLGPATDRAGVLERLIGAGMDVARFNMSHGDHAEHARRIQQVRHLARQMGQFVAVLVDLPGPKFRLGDLPDGARELRLGADVVLALEADLPDALPVRQPRLLQALRVGESVYLADGAIKLEVKTVGTDWVACQVIVSGTVTSGSGINVPDSRLAALVPTDDDRRHLGFALAQQADWLGVSFVQSADDLIRVRALLPPGRQPLLMAKIEKRQALAELDAIVETADGVMVARGDLGVETDLAEIPLVQKRIIATANARARPVITATQMLESMVMQEQPTRAEVTDVANAMLDGTDGVMLSAETAIGRFPVAAVEILQRVLTATETEYAAQLATDRLHASGSAGNPMSLVACQLAARLDAKAIIAPVSDMATALEIPRFRPKAPLVVVADSEDMCRRLAMVWGTSPLLAVAGLEPQSCLGLAGDWLRAQRLAQPGDPVVVLSTSDASQGEADTLQVMRLPEDTSPG
- a CDS encoding DUF484 family protein; protein product: MNTQRPLDSEPAASEVSAEQVEQYLRTHLEFFNEHPALLAGLRIPHAAAPAVSLIERQVGVLRDQNQQYKRKLMELVQVGRDNDNLHRNLHRLTLALMRAASLGDVIERVHGHLRDDFKADVVALRLARLPADFQTDTGTLPLDASDPTLATFAPFFRAVRPLCGEFKPEQLSFLFGTQAEAVASVALLPLGAEAEIGMLAIGSHDEHRFHPAMDTLFLRCLGELVACALTPYLDSAPPV
- the xerC gene encoding tyrosine recombinase XerC, coding for MHPTALEDLDHYLKHLRQERRLAAHTHAAYARDLQQLVAFCDRQGHTDWAALGAHDLRAYSAACHRQGLSGRSIQRRLSAARGLFNYLMREGRTGHNPAHDVRAPKTERKLPAVLDVDQMARLLDLPTQDVLAVRDLACMELLYSSGLRLTELTDLDRSDLDLAGGLVTVTGKGRKTRVLPVGRRAREALTRWLGVRNEFVPPGRDAAALFVGRRGRRLSGRAVQQRLDLWARRQGLDGRVHPHRLRHSFASHLLESSGDLRAVQELLGHADISTTQVYTHLDFQHLADVYDRAHPRAKRRPK
- a CDS encoding class I SAM-dependent methyltransferase, with the translated sequence MDRIPEPELMDDPAQALAYARADFEQPHNEFIVQFRQRFPDWPGRGCVLDLGCGPGDICRRFAQAFPAVHVHGVDGAAAMLAIGRDDLHAARLTDRVQLHRGYLPGAVLPRERYDAVLSNSLLHHLDAPQALWQAILQHAAPGAPVFVMDLRRPDSRARAAELVERYADGEPALLRTDFHNSLLAAYRTEEIEAQLRVAGLDWLQVQALGDRHLLVSGQRPE
- the dapF gene encoding diaminopimelate epimerase; the protein is MRLTFTKMHGLGNDFVVIDAVRQQVALTPEQVRRLADRRYGVGCDQILLVEHPQSTDADFRYRIFNADGGEVGQCGNGARCLARFVVEAGLTTKRRIPVETASGHLELELLDDGQVRVGMGVPRLAPAEIPFEAATQAPHYALEVDGREIRIGAVSVGNPHAVLSVADVATAPVATLGPRIERHARFPERVNVGFMQVLAPDHIRLRVFERGVGETAACGSGACAAAVSGQVQGLLGPEVRVSLTGGDLVISWAGRGDPVYMTGPATRVFEGQIEL